The Echeneis naucrates chromosome 10, fEcheNa1.1, whole genome shotgun sequence genome has a window encoding:
- the LOC115049749 gene encoding zinc-binding protein A33-like has protein sequence MPVMACSRRLIPEENFFCSICLNVFTQPVAIPCGHNFCMECIRSYWDTCNTFPCPLCKQEFDQKPLLRVNTVIAEVAAIFKSNEVHSAEKSDEQTLNGNVFCSICTGAKVAALKSCLVCFMSFCEMHLKPHQTISAMKTHKLINPAENLESRICRTHGQPLELFCRLECMFLCDACKSDHKTHKIVTLEEEAEIWKTQLAKEKRSTDDMIHARQQKIQEFQKSLAAITDTGKEAMLCTSNVMTLLINYIRRSQVELVGAIETKQKKSGAEAEGFIEELEAEIMQLKQKSMELNQASLANDPLIFLEKVSSHTISQPQVKDWSDVTLSSDQFSVLGALAELETAVKREVRMLCDPDLKEKQQHAVDITLDPDTANPELMVSENRKQVTHGDRKRNVPKKPERFDYVPNVLAKESFSSGKFYFEVQVKDKSQWQMGVANGSINRKGDIRLSPKNGYWTICLRAGNEFIASACSTVTLPVRGIPEKIGVFVDYEEGEVSFYDVDAQANIFFFTGCNFAEPLFPFLSPCVNDKGKNSAPLIITPVKFCS, from the exons ATGCCAG TCATGGCTTGTTCAAGACGCCTTATACCGGAAGAGAATTTCTTTTGTTCAATCTGCCTGAATGTGTTCACGCAACCTGTGGCGATTCCTTGTGGCCACAACTTTTGTATGGAGTGTATCAGATCCTACTGGGACACTTGCAATACCTTTCCATGCCCACTGTGTAAACAAGAATTCGACCAAAAACCATTGCTTCGAGTTAACACTGTTATTGCTGAGGTGGCTGCTATATTCAAAAGCAATGAAGTTCATTCTGCAGAAAAATCTGACGAACAAACACTAAACGGAAATGTATTCTGCAGTATCTGTACAGGAGCAAAAGTTGCAGCTCTGAAGTCCTGTTTGGTGTGTTTCATGTCTTTCTGTGAGATGCATCTGAAGCCTCATCAGACAATCTCAGccatgaaaacacataaattGATCAACCCAGCTGAGAACCTGGAAAGCAGGATATGTAGAACACATGGCCAGCCTTTGGAGCTGTTTTGCCGATTGGagtgcatgtttctgtgtgatgCGTGTAAAAGTGACCATAAAACTCATAAGATAGTGACTTTAGAGGAAGAAGCTGAAATCTGGAAAACCCAAttggcaaaagaaaagagaagcacAGATGACATGATCCATGCACGACAGCAGAAAATTCAGGAGTTTCAAAAATCATTGGCTGCTATCACTGACACTGGAAAAGAAGCAATGTTATGCACCTCAAATGTGATGACTCTTCTGATAAACTACATAAGGAGGAGTCAAGTTGAGTTGGTTGGAGCAATTgagacaaagcagaaaaaaagtggaGCAGAGGCAGAAGGATTCATTGAAGAACTGGAGGCAGAAATTATGcaactaaaacagaaaagcatggAACTCAATCAGGCCTCACTTGCTAATGACCCCCTCATATTCCTTGAGAAGGTCTCCTCTCATACCATCTCTCAGCCTCAGGTTAAGGACTGGtctgatgtgactctgtctaGTGACCAGTTTTCAGTCTTGGGAGCCCTGGCTGAGCTTGAGACTGCAGTCAAGAGAGAAGTGAGAATGCTGTGTGATCCTGacttgaaagaaaagcagcagcatgcCGTAGATATAACTCTGGATCCTGACACAGCAAACCCTGAGCTCATGGTTTCTGAGAACAGAAAACAAGTCACACacggagacagaaagaggaacgTTCCAAAGAAACCAGAGCGGTTTGATTATGTGCCTAATGTCTTGGCAAAGGAGTCTTTCTCATCTGGAAAATTCTACTTTGAGGTCCAAGTCAAGGACAAATCACAATGGCAAATGGGAGTCGCAAATGGGTCCATCAACAGAAAGGGAGATATTCGACTTAGCCCCAAAAATGGATACTGGACTATTTGTCTGAGGGCAGGAAATGAGTTTATAGCCAGTGCATGCTCCACGGTCACCCTTCCGGTGAGAGGGATTCCTGAAAAGATCGGGGTTTTTGTTGATTACGAGGAGGGAGAAGTTTCCTTCTATGATGTGGATGCCCAGGCTAATATATTCTTTTTCACAGGATGTAACTTTGCAGAAccactctttccttttttaagcCCCTGTGTTAATGACAAGGGCAAAAATTCAGCCCCCCTGATCATTACTCCTGTGAAATTTTGcagctga